The genomic window TCTATATGCTTATGCAAATACCAAATAGCTCCCACCATAACTACTAGTGTTATAACTGCAAAAAACCACTGTTGATCTTGAAGCATAGAAAAAGCTGCCCCCCTATTTTGCAGATAGGTTAAACTCACCAGATTAGGAATCCATGATTTGATTTCACCAAGAGCAATATTCTGAACGACATAAGCCTTTACCAATTGATCTAATACAATCAAGGCTGCTATAATCCCTGCTACTAATACTCTTTTTTTCATGCTTTCCTCTTCTGATCAAAATACTCTTGCATAACTTCTACAAATAAGGTTCCCGCTGGGCTCAAGTCTACTTCCTCACGTTTCACATAAACCATGCGATTATTGAGATTATCATTTAATGGAATAACCGTAATTCCGTTGACACTATCGCTATCTAAGAATCCAGAACCAGTCGCATAAGCATTTGTTCTTTCAAGAATTCCATTTAAAGTAGCGCGGTCTGTTACGTTAAACATCTGAGAGCTGGCACTTGTATCCACAAAGTTTTCTGAGTAATAGAGATATTCATCCTTTTCTTGCGTGAATCGAACTGTTGGCAAATCAACTAAATCTTCCATGACCAACTCTTTTTTCTTAGCTAAAGGATGTCCTTCACGCAGATAGATATGCGTCTGGAAAGGAATCAACTCAATCACTTCAAGGCCTAACTTTTCAACCCGTTGCATGATACCCTTTTGGTTTTGATTGTTGAGGTAAATAATCCCAATCTCACTATGACCTTGGGCTACTTCATCCAAAATCTGAACAGTTGTAGATTCAAAAATACGGAAATTTTTATAGTCTGGGTACCTTTGAGAAAAAGTTGTGATAGTCGGTGGCAAGAAATCATAGTGCTGGCTGGCTATTGAAAACTCATCCTTTTCCTCTTCAGGATTGGCATACTGGTTCTGGAAAACATCAAATCCTTTGACCAACTCTTGGGCCTTTTCATAAAATTCCATTCCACGACGAGTAAGAAAGGTACCCGAACTAGTTCTGCGGAAAATCTTGAATCCTAGCTCTTTCTCCAGATCTCTTACAGAAATAGATAGACTGGGTTGGCTAACGTACATTTTCTCAGCCGCTTCACGAAAAGTACCACTATTTGCAATAGCAACAACGTAGCGTAATTGTTGAATATTCATGATTTCTCCTTCGTTTTCTATCTTATCATTATACCATAAATAAAGCCTATCCAACAAAGGAAAATCATGAGACTGATTCTTCTAATCAAAGCAAACAAAAAACACCTTTCATGTTAGATAAATTTCTAACCAAAAGGTGTTGTTAGTAAGTTTATTTAGCTGCTGCGTAAAGCTCGTCTACTTTGTTCCAGTTAATCACTGAGAAGAAAGCTTTGATGTAGTCAGGACGAACGTTGCGGTATTTCACGTAGTAGGCATGTTCCCAAACGTCCAAGCCCAAGATTGGTTTTTTACCTTCTGAGATTGGTGTGTCTTGGTTTGCTGTTGAAGTCACTTCAAGTTTACCTTCTTTGTTAACAACCAACCATGCCCATCCAGAACCGAAACGAGTAGTTGCTGCCGCAGTAAATGCTGCTTGGAATTCTTCAAATGAACCGAAAGTTTCATCGATGGCTGCTGCAAGTTCTGCTGAAGGAGCTGTCTTTTCAGGAGTCATCAATTCCCAGAAAAGAGCGTGGTTCAAGTGTCCACCACCGTTGTTGATAAGCGCTTGACGGATATCAGCTGGGATAGATTCAACATCTGCAAGCAATGCTTCGAGGTCTTCACCAATTTCAGGGTGTTTTTCAAGAGCTGCGTTTGCGTTGTTTACGTATGTTTGGTGGTGTTTGTCATGGTGCAAGTGCATTGTTTCAGCATCAATGTATGGTTCCAATGCATCGTAAGCGTATGGAAGATCTGGTAAGATAATAGCCATCTGTAATACCTCTTTTTCTTTTTATATAAAAATGATAACGCAAACAACCTATTTTTTCAAGTTTTTTGCTCAATTTGACTGGCTTGCAATTTGCAACAAAGCATTCTCAAACAGGTAGCCTTTTTCGTAAACCCCTGTCTTAATTTGGTAATCTGCTTGGATAAGATAACGAATGGAATCCTGTAAGAAATTCAAGGACAATCCTCGCGTGTCACGAAGGGCAAATCTGATTTGGTAAGGATTAGGATTGCGACCAAGATAGTGACCTAAACTGCTGACCATCTTAGCCTCTGTCTGACCAGACTCTTGTAAAATTTTCACTTGTGTATAGAGTCTGAACTGCCCCAGCATAATGGCAATCAGTTTAATCTCATCTTCTCCCTGCAAGGTCAAATCTTTGACTAAATCACGTGCCTGATCAATCTTCTTAGTCAATATTAACTGGGTCAAATCAAAGATATTATCCTGCAAAGTCTTTGGTATGGCTTCAACAATGTCTTCTTCTGTAATGTCACCATTATCCTTGTAGGCCTGTAAGAAGAGTAGATTTTTCTGAATTTCACTAAATTGAAAACCTGATTTAATAAGCAACTGTTCGAAAGATTTTCCAGCAAAATTCAGTCCTAATTCCTGAGCCCACTCTTGAAAATAAGCTCGTATTTCTTGCTCTTTTGGCTCGATGGCTTCAAAAACTGTCGCATCCCTCTTGAGCAATTTGACCAAACGTCTCTTACTATCCAACTTCCCTTCAGCAAAAATGACTAGTTTACTAGAAGGTAAAGGATTTTCCAGATAGTCTTCAAAAGACTTAAGCTCATCATCAGTTAGATAGCGTTTTTTAGCTGTCGTTATATCGACAAAATGATCTAAAATAACAATTTTTTCATCCGCAAAGAAAGGAAGACTGACCAGCTCTAGTTCCAAGCTTTTGTAGTCTACTTCTTTCATGTCAAAATAAGCAAAATTCAAATCTGCAGGATCGTAGCCGATTTGCTTTAGAACCTGAGTTTTCATGATGTCGTACTGTCCTTGATCGACCCCTGTAAACAGGGTCAAACTCGGAAGGTTTGCTAAGGACAGTTTTCGGCTTTCTTCTATGGCTAGCATTTATTCTCCTTTCTTTTTAATTTAGCTTCTGTTTAATCCATATAATTCAATTTTCCACGGAAATCCTCTAGGCTTTGGTATCCTTTTTCCGTCATAATTTCTTTGAGTTCCTTTGTAATACGTTCAAAAGCACCTACACCTTCTTTATGAAGAGTAGTTCCTACTTGTACCATGCTGGCACCACATAGGATATGTTCAAAGGCATCACGCCCTGTGAGCACTCCACCAGTTCCGATGATTTGAATTTGAGGATTTAAGCGTTGATAAAAGGCATGGACATTGGCAAGTGCAGTTGGTTTAATGTATTCTCCACCAATTCCACCAAAACCATTCTTAGGACGAATTACGACAGACTCGTCTTTAATATAAAGACCATTTCCGATAGAGTTAACACAGTTGACGAACTTGAGTGGGTATTTGTTAAAAATCGCTGCTGCTTGATCAAAATGTACAATATCAAAATAAGGTGGTAGCTTAATTCCTAGAGGTTTTGTAAAATACTCAAAGACTTCTGACAAGATACGGTCTGTTGTTTCAAAATCATAGGCAATCTGAGGTTTTCCTGGAACATTGGGACATGAGAGATTGAGTTCAGTTAGACCACGAAAATCACTTTCTTGCACCTTCTTCAAAATGGTATGAGTTTCCTCTGGAGACATTCCAACTAAAGACAGAAAGAAAGTACGGTTTGGTTCTTTTTCTTGTAACTCTAATAGATACTTCAAATAATAATCTAAACCATTATTAGGCAGCCCCATCGAGTTAATAGAACCTAGTGGAACATCTTGATAACGTGGTTCAGGATTTCCCTGACGAAATTCCAAGGTTGCTGTTTTTGTGACAAAAGTTCCTGCTGCTGAGTTTTTAACACCTTCCAATTCCTCAATGGTCATACAAGTAACTCCTGCTGCATTCATCAAGCAATTATCAAATTCAAAACCAGCAATCTGTGTTTTAGTTGATACCATGATTCTATTCCTCCAGATGATTCCTTTATATCTCCACTATTATACCATACTTTGATAGGACTCTTTTAATAAAACTGACCTCATAAAAATGTTGGCTTTTTTAGCTGAAAAATAGAGCTGTTGCTAAATTGAAAGAATTTTTAGAAAATTTGTGTTTTTTCCTTTACAGTAAAAAATTTTTCTGCTATAATGTCTCATGTAATAAAATATGACAACAAAAAGGAGAACGATATGACATCTGCTAAAGAATATATCCAAAGCGTGTTTGAAACTGTAAAAGCTCGTAACGGGCATGAGGCTGAATTTCTCCAGGCGGTTGAAGAATTCTTCAGCACTTTGGAGCCTGTCTTTGAAAAACACCCTGAGTATATTGAAGAAAATATCTTGGCACGTATCACTGAACCTGAGCGCGTAATTTCTTTCCGTGTTCCTTGGGTTGACCGTGATGGAAAAGTTCAAGTTAACCGTGGTTACCGTGTTCAATTCAACTCAGCTGTTGGACCATATAAAGGCGGACTTCGTTTCCACCCAACTGTAAATCAAGGGATCTTGAAATTCCTCGGATTCGAACAAATCTTTAAAAACGTTTTGACTGGACTTCCAATCGGTGGAGGTAAAGGTGGATCAGACTTTGATCCTAAAGGCAAAACTGATGCTGAAGTGATGCGCTTCTGCCAAAGCTTCATGACTGAATTGCAAAAATACATCGGACCATCTCTTGACGTGCCTGCTGGTGATATCGGTGTCGGTGGACGTGAAATTGGTTACCTTTACGGACAATACAAACGCCTCAACCAATTTGATGCTGGTGTCTTGACTGGTAAACCTCTTGGATTTGGTGGTAGCTTGATTCGTCCAGAAGCAACTGGTTATGGATTGGTTTACTACACTGAAGAAATGCTTAAAGCAAACGGCAACAGCTTTGCAGGTAAGAAAGTTGTTATTTCAGGTTCTGGTAACGTAGCTCAATACGCTCTTCAAAAAGCAACTGAACTTGGTGCAACTGTTATCTCTGTATCTGACTCAAATGGTTATGTGATTGATGAAAACGGAATCGATTTTGACCTTCTTACAGATGTTAAAAACAACCGTCGTGCTCGTTTGACTGAATACGCTGCAGAAAAACCAACTGCTACTTACCATGAAGGTTCTGTATGGACTTACTCAGGCAACTACGACATCGCCCTTCCATGTGCGACTCAAAATGAAATTGACGGTGATGCTGCAAAACGTTTGGTAGCTCAAGGTGTGAAAGTTGTCTCTGAAGGAGCAAACATGCCAAGTAACTTGGAAGCTATCCATGTTTACAAAGAAAATGGTGTCCTTTACGGACCTGCAAAAGCTGCCAATGCTGGTGGTGTTGCTGTATCTGCCCTTGAAATGAGCCAAAACAGTCTTCGCCTTTCATGGACACGTGAAGAAGTTGACGGACGTCTCAAAGACATCATGACAAACATCTTTAACACTGCTAAAACAACTGCAGAAACATACGGTCTTGGTACTGACTACCTTGCAGGTGCAAATATTGCAGCCTTTGAAAACGTAGCAAATGCTATGATTGCCCAAGGTATTGTTTAAAAATAAAGATTATTATCAAAAAAGCAACAACTTATTAAGTTGTTGCTTTTTATCATATTCAAATAAAGTATATCAAACTCTTATTAAGAAACGATAAATGTTTCACCACAGTTTTCACAAGTTAAGTTAGTTCCAATTACTCCATCTGTTGATGTATGACAATTAGGACAGTAGGCCCGTTTTGCTGACAATCTATAAGATAATTGATCTTGTAATACTTTTCCCTTTGTTTCTATAACATCTTCTTCAAGTTCTTCAAATTCAAGAACTGTCATCAAACTTTTATTATATTGTTTCATCCTTGGTTGTATTAAAAATAAAATAAATGATATGACAATAAATAAGAAAAATAATATGAATAAAATTGTAACTATCAAAAGCCACATAAAGTAGAAATCGTGAAGTAATCCTTCTTTTTTTCCTAATAACCATCTTATTTCCTTATCTATGGACTGATAAAATTTCAATCCCGAAACAATACAAATGAAAGATACTAGCGGATAAACAAATTTTGATATCATTAAACGATAGCGTCTCATTTATACTTCCTTTCTAGATAACCATGCACCACAATAATCACATGATTTACCCTGACCTAAGTCAAGCAAATTCTCCCCACTGCATGATGGACAAATAACAGGATAGGTGTTTTTATGAATCTTATGCTTTTCAAATAAGGTGAATAATGCTTGTATCTGTTTTTGTGTCTTAATTTCCTCTTCTCTCTTTGATTCTCGGTAAGTTAGGATCAATATCACAATCAAATTAAGCAAATACCAAGGAATTAAAAGAAATAAAAATCGGATAGACCATTCCCTGGATTTTACTAGTTCAAAAAGTGATGAAAAAGTAATTAAAACAAGCATTTGAAGTAGATTCTTTTGTTTCAACTTTTTCAAGGAAAAGGAATCTTTAATTGTTTTTCGGAATAAGAATAAAATAATTAAGGCAATAACGACATAAGAAATATTTTGGAATGCTAAAAACACTAAACTTATAACAATAGGAATCCCGATAACCTTCCCCAAGAGTATAAAATCAAGATTTTTTAAAATAACATTAGTTGGTTCATCTTCGAGAGCAAAGATAGCTAGTGATAGAACTACAAAACAGAGTATTACTATATTTGAAATTAACCAATGAAAGACTTCTTTCCAATTATTCTTAATATACTGTTTCACCTATCTTCTCCTCTAGTTGCTATATATTCTCTATAAAGAGCTTTCCCATTATATATCTCATCCAAAGCTTTGACTTTAATTTTTATATTTTCTAAAACACCAAAGCTATAAAATGCAAAGGAAGACAAAAAGAAACCTGATAAAGAAAAAATAATAGGTGTCACTATTGAGAAAATCGGCTTACCATATCCTAGAAATAGAGTTGCAATCAATAGTGAAATAAAAAATGTTGCACTTGTTAATCCCATAAAAAGTATACTTAATAAACGAAATACTTGATACATTCACAATATCCTCCTATAATAAATTTCCTAACTGTTTAACTGTCTAGTTTTT from Streptococcus sp. oral taxon 061 includes these protein-coding regions:
- the lspA gene encoding signal peptidase II, whose protein sequence is MKKRVLVAGIIAALIVLDQLVKAYVVQNIALGEIKSWIPNLVSLTYLQNRGAAFSMLQDQQWFFAVITLVVMVGAIWYLHKHIEDSLWTVIGLVLIIAGGLGNFIDRISQGFVVDMFHLDFINFAIFNVADSYLTVGVVVLLIAMLKEEMNGN
- a CDS encoding LysR family transcriptional regulator is translated as MNIQQLRYVVAIANSGTFREAAEKMYVSQPSLSISVRDLEKELGFKIFRRTSSGTFLTRRGMEFYEKAQELVKGFDVFQNQYANPEEEKDEFSIASQHYDFLPPTITTFSQRYPDYKNFRIFESTTVQILDEVAQGHSEIGIIYLNNQNQKGIMQRVEKLGLEVIELIPFQTHIYLREGHPLAKKKELVMEDLVDLPTVRFTQEKDEYLYYSENFVDTSASSQMFNVTDRATLNGILERTNAYATGSGFLDSDSVNGITVIPLNDNLNNRMVYVKREEVDLSPAGTLFVEVMQEYFDQKRKA
- the sodA gene encoding superoxide dismutase SodA; its protein translation is MAIILPDLPYAYDALEPYIDAETMHLHHDKHHQTYVNNANAALEKHPEIGEDLEALLADVESIPADIRQALINNGGGHLNHALFWELMTPEKTAPSAELAAAIDETFGSFEEFQAAFTAAATTRFGSGWAWLVVNKEGKLEVTSTANQDTPISEGKKPILGLDVWEHAYYVKYRNVRPDYIKAFFSVINWNKVDELYAAAK
- the holA gene encoding DNA polymerase III subunit delta, whose product is MLAIEESRKLSLANLPSLTLFTGVDQGQYDIMKTQVLKQIGYDPADLNFAYFDMKEVDYKSLELELVSLPFFADEKIVILDHFVDITTAKKRYLTDDELKSFEDYLENPLPSSKLVIFAEGKLDSKRRLVKLLKRDATVFEAIEPKEQEIRAYFQEWAQELGLNFAGKSFEQLLIKSGFQFSEIQKNLLFLQAYKDNGDITEEDIVEAIPKTLQDNIFDLTQLILTKKIDQARDLVKDLTLQGEDEIKLIAIMLGQFRLYTQVKILQESGQTEAKMVSSLGHYLGRNPNPYQIRFALRDTRGLSLNFLQDSIRYLIQADYQIKTGVYEKGYLFENALLQIASQSN
- a CDS encoding dihydroorotate oxidase, with the translated sequence MVSTKTQIAGFEFDNCLMNAAGVTCMTIEELEGVKNSAAGTFVTKTATLEFRQGNPEPRYQDVPLGSINSMGLPNNGLDYYLKYLLELQEKEPNRTFFLSLVGMSPEETHTILKKVQESDFRGLTELNLSCPNVPGKPQIAYDFETTDRILSEVFEYFTKPLGIKLPPYFDIVHFDQAAAIFNKYPLKFVNCVNSIGNGLYIKDESVVIRPKNGFGGIGGEYIKPTALANVHAFYQRLNPQIQIIGTGGVLTGRDAFEHILCGASMVQVGTTLHKEGVGAFERITKELKEIMTEKGYQSLEDFRGKLNYMD
- the gdhA gene encoding NADP-specific glutamate dehydrogenase, encoding MTSAKEYIQSVFETVKARNGHEAEFLQAVEEFFSTLEPVFEKHPEYIEENILARITEPERVISFRVPWVDRDGKVQVNRGYRVQFNSAVGPYKGGLRFHPTVNQGILKFLGFEQIFKNVLTGLPIGGGKGGSDFDPKGKTDAEVMRFCQSFMTELQKYIGPSLDVPAGDIGVGGREIGYLYGQYKRLNQFDAGVLTGKPLGFGGSLIRPEATGYGLVYYTEEMLKANGNSFAGKKVVISGSGNVAQYALQKATELGATVISVSDSNGYVIDENGIDFDLLTDVKNNRRARLTEYAAEKPTATYHEGSVWTYSGNYDIALPCATQNEIDGDAAKRLVAQGVKVVSEGANMPSNLEAIHVYKENGVLYGPAKAANAGGVAVSALEMSQNSLRLSWTREEVDGRLKDIMTNIFNTAKTTAETYGLGTDYLAGANIAAFENVANAMIAQGIV